From Neisseria musculi, the proteins below share one genomic window:
- a CDS encoding TPM domain-containing protein — MEQNKFKRLWQHWLHPRARVERYFPTADLQRISRHIGESEQHHQGQIRFVVESRYPGSAVLGGLQPRTRAWQWFGELGVWDTGLNIGVLVYVSFADHAVEVVADRGIAAKVGEEQWRHVCETMREAFKRGAFVEGLENGLREVNAILTAHFPRNGETAADDLPNNVVIR; from the coding sequence ATGGAACAAAACAAATTCAAACGCTTGTGGCAACATTGGCTGCACCCGCGCGCTCGTGTCGAACGGTATTTCCCCACCGCCGATTTGCAGCGTATCAGCCGCCATATCGGCGAATCCGAGCAGCATCATCAAGGACAGATACGCTTTGTGGTCGAATCGCGCTATCCGGGCAGCGCCGTGTTGGGCGGCCTGCAACCCCGTACCCGCGCCTGGCAGTGGTTTGGAGAGTTGGGCGTGTGGGATACCGGGCTGAATATCGGCGTGCTGGTGTATGTGTCGTTTGCCGACCATGCTGTCGAAGTAGTGGCCGACCGCGGCATCGCCGCCAAAGTGGGAGAAGAGCAGTGGCGGCACGTTTGCGAAACCATGCGCGAAGCCTTCAAGCGCGGAGCCTTCGTAGAAGGCTTGGAAAACGGCTTGCGGGAGGTAAACGCCATCTTAACCGCACACTTCCCGCGTAACGGAGAGACGGCGGCAGACGACCTGCCGAACAACGTGGTGATCAGATAG
- a CDS encoding TPM domain-containing protein has protein sequence MQTVIQRIGVFAALLLAGTWLFAAVPQLTDPVMDTAQMMQPQARQALNTHLLQYSREKGSQIAVLTVPEIKPETPFDYAARVMEQWKLGRAQHSDGVLLLLVRDERKTHLAVGRGLEGAIPDVYAKRILEDILRPYLREGKTDEGISAAVVQIEKLIAGEQLPQAQQESSGEGGSDNLILLLILPFVAGGFLKAVFGRFAGSLLTGGVMFAAALLLGFGAIVGALAAVAGMLVSFVVGSGAFVSGGGGFGGGGFGGGSRGGGGWSSGGFGGGGFSGGGGGFGGGGASGGW, from the coding sequence GTGCAAACAGTGATACAGCGAATCGGCGTTTTCGCCGCCTTACTGCTGGCCGGCACGTGGCTGTTTGCCGCCGTGCCGCAGCTTACCGACCCGGTGATGGACACGGCGCAGATGATGCAGCCGCAGGCGCGGCAGGCACTCAATACGCATTTGCTGCAATACAGCCGCGAAAAAGGCAGCCAGATTGCGGTGCTGACCGTGCCCGAAATCAAGCCGGAAACCCCATTCGACTATGCCGCGCGCGTGATGGAGCAATGGAAACTCGGCCGTGCGCAACACAGCGATGGCGTGTTGTTGCTGCTGGTGCGCGATGAACGCAAAACCCATCTGGCCGTAGGGCGCGGCCTAGAAGGCGCGATTCCCGATGTGTACGCCAAACGCATTCTCGAAGACATTCTGCGCCCCTATCTGCGCGAAGGCAAAACCGATGAAGGCATCAGCGCCGCCGTGGTGCAGATTGAGAAGCTGATTGCCGGCGAACAACTGCCTCAAGCGCAGCAAGAGAGCAGCGGGGAAGGCGGTAGCGACAACCTGATTCTGCTGTTGATACTACCGTTTGTTGCCGGCGGTTTTCTGAAAGCGGTGTTCGGCCGGTTTGCCGGCAGCCTGCTGACGGGCGGCGTGATGTTTGCTGCCGCACTGCTGCTCGGTTTCGGCGCGATAGTCGGCGCATTGGCTGCGGTTGCCGGTATGTTGGTGTCGTTTGTTGTCGGCAGCGGGGCGTTTGTTTCAGGAGGCGGCGGTTTCGGCGGGGGAGGCTTCGGTGGCGGCTCGCGCGGTGGCGGCGGCTGGAGCAGCGGCGGCTTCGGCGGCGGAGGTTTTAGTGGCGGCGGCGGCGGTTTCGGCGGCGGCGGCGCATCGGGAGGCTGGTAA
- a CDS encoding LemA family protein, whose amino-acid sequence MLKKWLAIIAVSASLSALGGCGYNTMQTQDEAADAAWSEVLNQYQRRADLIPNLVNTVKGYAKHEEQVFTEVTAARSRVGSIQMTAEDAADEEKLKQYAQAQGELSSALSRLLVVSENYPQLKADQNFRDLQAQLEGTENRVTLARNNYIKAVQVYNTNLRQFPQNITAKIFGMKARPQFSVENEKAVSAAPKVEF is encoded by the coding sequence ATGCTGAAAAAATGGCTGGCCATTATCGCCGTATCCGCTTCGCTGTCCGCCCTTGGCGGCTGCGGCTACAACACCATGCAGACACAGGACGAAGCGGCCGATGCGGCTTGGTCGGAAGTGCTCAACCAATACCAGCGCCGCGCCGATTTGATTCCGAATTTGGTCAACACCGTTAAAGGCTACGCCAAACACGAAGAGCAGGTATTTACCGAAGTAACCGCCGCGCGCAGCAGGGTGGGCAGCATCCAAATGACTGCCGAAGATGCCGCAGATGAAGAAAAGCTCAAGCAATATGCGCAGGCGCAGGGCGAATTGAGCAGCGCGCTATCCCGCCTGCTGGTGGTTTCCGAAAACTACCCGCAGCTTAAAGCCGACCAAAACTTCCGCGATCTGCAGGCCCAGCTCGAGGGCACCGAAAACCGTGTTACGCTCGCGCGCAACAACTATATAAAAGCGGTGCAGGTTTATAACACCAACCTGCGCCAGTTTCCGCAAAACATCACGGCCAAAATCTTCGGCATGAAAGCGCGTCCGCAGTTTAGCGTTGAAAACGAAAAAGCCGTATCTGCCGCGCCCAAGGTCGAGTTTTAA
- the rfbB gene encoding dTDP-glucose 4,6-dehydratase, producing the protein MQQNTVFVTGGAGFIGSALVRYLIENTDTKVVNIDKLTYAGNLQSLEGVAANPRYVFSHTDICDRAALDALFAEHRPRGVMHLAAESHVDRSITGPAAFIETNIVGTYTLLEAARRYWNTLSEPNKPQFRFHHISTDEVFGDLHGSDGLFTETTPYAPSSPYSASKASSDHLVRAWQRTYGLPAVLTNCSNNYGPYHFPEKLIPLMILNCLAGKPLPVYGEGRQIRDWLYVEDHARALWTVFTRADNGESYNIGGHNERQNIDVVRTICAILDEIRPVAGNPATAGRIASYAELITHVADRPGHDVRYAIDAAKIARDLGWKPQETFESGIRKTVQWYLDNENWWQAVLDGSYQGKHSDS; encoded by the coding sequence ATGCAGCAAAACACCGTATTTGTAACCGGCGGTGCCGGCTTCATCGGCTCCGCGCTTGTGCGCTACCTTATTGAAAACACCGACACCAAAGTGGTGAACATCGACAAACTCACCTACGCAGGCAACCTGCAATCGCTGGAGGGCGTGGCTGCCAACCCGCGCTATGTGTTTTCGCACACCGATATCTGCGACCGCGCCGCACTCGATGCGCTGTTTGCAGAACACCGGCCTCGCGGCGTGATGCATTTGGCTGCCGAAAGCCATGTCGACCGCAGCATCACCGGCCCGGCCGCCTTTATCGAAACCAATATTGTCGGCACCTACACCCTGCTCGAAGCCGCGCGCCGATATTGGAACACGCTCTCCGAGCCCAACAAGCCGCAGTTCCGCTTTCACCATATTTCCACCGATGAAGTGTTCGGTGACCTCCACGGTTCAGACGGCCTGTTTACCGAAACCACGCCCTACGCGCCCAGCAGCCCCTATTCGGCCAGCAAAGCCTCCAGCGACCATCTCGTGCGCGCCTGGCAGCGCACCTACGGCCTGCCGGCAGTGCTCACCAACTGCTCCAACAACTACGGCCCCTACCATTTTCCCGAAAAGCTGATTCCGCTGATGATACTAAACTGCCTGGCAGGCAAACCGCTGCCCGTTTACGGCGAAGGCAGGCAAATCCGCGACTGGCTTTATGTGGAAGACCACGCCCGCGCCTTGTGGACGGTGTTCACCCGTGCCGATAACGGCGAAAGCTACAACATCGGCGGCCACAACGAGCGGCAGAATATCGATGTGGTGCGCACCATCTGCGCCATTCTCGATGAAATCCGCCCCGTTGCCGGCAATCCTGCCACGGCAGGCCGCATCGCATCATATGCCGAGTTAATCACCCACGTTGCCGACCGCCCCGGCCACGATGTGCGCTACGCCATCGATGCCGCCAAAATCGCACGCGACTTGGGCTGGAAACCGCAGGAAACCTTTGAAAGCGGCATACGCAAAACCGTGCAGTGGTATCTCGACAACGAAAACTGGTGGCAGGCCGTGCTTGACGGCTCATATCAGGGCAAACATTCGGACTCATGA
- the rfbA gene encoding glucose-1-phosphate thymidylyltransferase RfbA → MKGIILAGGSGTRLYPITRGVSKQLLPVYDKPMIYYPLSVLMLAGIRDILVISTPDDMQGYQRLLGNGSSFGIHISYAVQPSPDGLAQAFIIGAQFIGSDRVCLVLGDNIYFGEHFSNKLTAAASRETGATVFGYQVADPERFGVVAFDENFKAVSIEEKPARPKSNYAVTGLYFYDNDVVQIAKQIKPSPRGELEITDINQTYLAQGRLNVELLGRGFAWLDTGTHESLLEAAHFVHTIENRQGLKIACLEEIAFGKGWLSAGELAECIKPLAKTGYGRYLQKLLDSGRRA, encoded by the coding sequence ATGAAAGGCATTATTTTGGCCGGCGGCTCCGGCACCCGCCTCTACCCCATCACCCGGGGCGTGTCGAAACAGTTGTTACCCGTTTACGACAAGCCCATGATTTATTACCCGCTCTCGGTTTTGATGCTGGCAGGCATCCGTGACATCCTGGTCATTTCCACCCCCGATGATATGCAGGGCTACCAACGCCTGCTCGGCAACGGCAGCAGCTTCGGCATCCACATCAGCTATGCCGTACAGCCCAGCCCGGACGGCTTGGCGCAGGCCTTCATCATCGGCGCACAGTTTATCGGCAGCGACCGCGTGTGTTTGGTGTTGGGCGACAATATCTATTTCGGCGAACATTTCAGCAACAAACTCACGGCAGCGGCCTCGCGCGAAACCGGCGCCACCGTATTCGGCTATCAGGTGGCCGACCCCGAACGTTTCGGCGTGGTGGCGTTTGACGAAAACTTCAAAGCCGTTTCCATCGAAGAAAAACCCGCCCGACCCAAATCCAACTATGCCGTTACCGGCCTGTATTTCTACGACAACGATGTGGTTCAAATCGCCAAACAAATCAAGCCCTCCCCGCGCGGCGAACTGGAAATCACCGACATCAACCAAACGTATCTTGCCCAAGGCCGTCTGAATGTCGAGCTGCTCGGGCGCGGTTTCGCCTGGCTAGACACCGGCACCCACGAGAGCCTGCTCGAAGCCGCCCATTTCGTGCACACCATCGAAAACCGCCAGGGCCTGAAAATCGCCTGCCTTGAAGAAATCGCTTTCGGCAAAGGCTGGCTCTCTGCCGGAGAATTGGCAGAGTGCATCAAGCCCCTGGCCAAAACCGGCTACGGCCGCTATCTGCAAAAGCTGCTCGACAGCGGCCGCAGGGCCTGA
- the rfbC gene encoding dTDP-4-dehydrorhamnose 3,5-epimerase, translated as MQIIDTAILDVKIIQPKVFGDERGFFLETFEKNRYREMLGIEADFVQDNHSRSQKGVLRGLHFQTENPQGKLVRCVRGEVFDVAVDIRPDSPTFGKWAGVMLNEDNKTQFWIPPGLAHGFAVLSDSADFEYKCTDFYNPKAEGCLIWNDPDIGIEWPLRNPLLSAKDQQGKTLEELFK; from the coding sequence ATGCAGATTATCGATACCGCTATTTTGGACGTAAAAATCATCCAACCCAAAGTGTTCGGCGACGAGCGCGGTTTTTTTCTCGAAACCTTTGAAAAAAACCGCTACCGCGAAATGCTCGGCATTGAAGCCGATTTCGTGCAGGACAACCACTCGCGTTCGCAAAAAGGCGTGTTGCGCGGCCTGCACTTCCAAACCGAAAACCCGCAAGGCAAACTGGTGCGCTGCGTACGCGGCGAAGTGTTCGATGTGGCTGTCGATATCCGCCCCGATTCGCCCACTTTCGGCAAATGGGCGGGCGTGATGCTCAACGAAGACAACAAAACCCAATTTTGGATCCCCCCCGGCCTCGCCCACGGTTTCGCCGTGTTGAGCGACAGCGCCGATTTTGAATACAAATGCACCGATTTCTATAACCCCAAAGCCGAAGGCTGCCTGATTTGGAACGACCCCGATATCGGCATCGAATGGCCGCTGCGCAACCCGCTGCTCTCCGCCAAAGACCAACAAGGCAAAACCCTGGAGGAACTGTTTAAATGA
- the rfbD gene encoding dTDP-4-dehydrorhamnose reductase — MRILLTGSKGQLGRCFKDRLPEDWEVIAADSATLDITDAAAVLNMARSFQPDAIVNAAAYTAVDKAESEREKAFTVNGTAVHNLAAAARTVKARFIHISTDYVFNGLGKTPYTEASLPDPAGVYGKSKLAGELLALAAHPDSLILRTAWVFSEYGNNFVKTMLRLAAERSELSVVNDQIGNPTYAGDLAQAVIDMLRSPAVPRGIYHFCGDKPVSWYEFAERIFQTADHNPAFKTPVLRAINTEAYPTPAPRPPYSVLDCSRIRTESGIEPSDWQKALGRVVEQLTEQAV; from the coding sequence ATGAGAATTCTGCTTACCGGCTCCAAAGGCCAACTCGGCCGCTGTTTCAAAGACCGTCTGCCCGAAGATTGGGAGGTGATTGCAGCCGATTCGGCCACGCTCGACATCACCGATGCCGCCGCCGTGCTGAATATGGCGCGCAGCTTCCAGCCCGATGCCATCGTAAACGCTGCCGCCTACACCGCTGTGGATAAGGCCGAAAGCGAACGCGAAAAGGCATTCACGGTAAACGGCACCGCCGTGCACAATCTGGCCGCCGCCGCCCGCACAGTGAAAGCCCGCTTTATCCACATCTCCACCGATTATGTATTTAACGGGCTCGGTAAAACACCCTACACCGAAGCCTCGCTGCCCGACCCGGCCGGCGTGTACGGCAAATCCAAGCTGGCGGGCGAGCTGCTGGCGCTGGCCGCCCACCCCGACAGCCTGATTCTGCGCACCGCATGGGTATTCAGCGAATACGGCAATAATTTCGTCAAAACTATGTTGCGCCTGGCCGCAGAGCGCAGCGAACTTTCGGTGGTCAACGACCAAATCGGCAATCCCACCTACGCCGGCGATTTGGCGCAGGCTGTCATCGATATGCTCCGCAGCCCTGCCGTTCCGCGCGGCATCTATCATTTTTGCGGCGATAAGCCGGTAAGCTGGTATGAATTTGCCGAGCGTATTTTTCAGACGGCCGATCACAACCCGGCTTTCAAAACGCCTGTGCTCCGCGCCATCAACACCGAAGCCTACCCCACTCCCGCCCCGCGCCCGCCATACAGCGTGCTCGATTGCAGCAGAATCCGAACCGAATCGGGTATCGAGCCTTCCGACTGGCAAAAAGCCTTGGGCCGGGTGGTGGAACAACTGACCGAACAGGCTGTTTGA
- a CDS encoding DNA gyrase inhibitor YacG produces the protein MAQKNVWVKCPTCRRANEWSADNPFRPFCSERCRLIDLGAWVNEDYTVETGEEEWLSGAELNHRH, from the coding sequence ATGGCTCAAAAAAATGTTTGGGTGAAATGCCCGACTTGCCGCAGGGCAAACGAATGGTCTGCCGACAACCCTTTCCGCCCGTTTTGCAGCGAACGCTGCCGGTTGATTGATTTAGGTGCTTGGGTAAATGAGGATTACACGGTGGAGACGGGGGAGGAAGAATGGCTGTCCGGGGCAGAATTGAATCACAGGCATTGA
- the zapD gene encoding cell division protein ZapD gives MIRFEHPLSERVRSFLRIEHLFRRFHTESLRQENSPWPHHLALFTLFEIMECAGRAELKLDILQELERQKQFAAVGRIGGGQTALSAQLHAVAENLQGIKQKFGQHLRENDWLMAIKQRMSVAGGTSPFDLPAYYFWQQQPYAHRLADLQKWAATLLPTQEAVGMLLSILRGNAVTVDCVAQKGSYQSSSLTQSIHMLIIEVGMQHQVLPEISANKYVTHIRFLEASQEYARGRPAAEDVPFKLMMCSFDPT, from the coding sequence ATGATTCGTTTCGAGCACCCGCTTTCCGAGCGGGTACGCAGTTTTTTACGTATCGAACACTTGTTCAGGCGTTTTCATACAGAAAGCCTGAGGCAGGAAAACAGCCCGTGGCCGCATCATTTGGCACTGTTCACCTTGTTTGAAATTATGGAATGTGCAGGCCGGGCGGAGTTGAAACTGGATATTTTGCAGGAGTTGGAGCGGCAAAAGCAGTTTGCGGCAGTCGGCCGGATTGGAGGAGGGCAGACCGCTTTATCGGCACAGCTGCATGCGGTGGCCGAAAATTTGCAGGGAATCAAACAGAAATTCGGCCAGCATTTACGTGAAAACGATTGGCTGATGGCTATTAAGCAGCGTATGTCGGTGGCCGGCGGCACCAGTCCGTTTGATTTGCCGGCCTATTATTTTTGGCAGCAACAGCCATACGCGCACCGCTTGGCCGATTTGCAGAAATGGGCGGCCACTTTGCTGCCTACCCAAGAAGCAGTCGGTATGCTGCTGTCTATTTTGCGGGGCAATGCTGTTACGGTTGACTGCGTGGCACAGAAAGGCAGTTATCAAAGCAGCAGTTTGACGCAAAGCATCCATATGTTAATCATCGAAGTGGGCATGCAGCATCAGGTGCTGCCTGAAATTTCGGCCAATAAATACGTTACCCATATCCGTTTTTTGGAGGCTTCGCAGGAGTATGCACGGGGCAGGCCGGCAGCCGAAGATGTACCGTTTAAGCTGATGATGTGCAGTTTCGACCCGACCTAG
- the coaE gene encoding dephospho-CoA kinase (Dephospho-CoA kinase (CoaE) performs the final step in coenzyme A biosynthesis.), translated as MVCWVGLTGGIGSGKSQAAAEFVRLGVPVIDADAVSRSLTADSGAALPEIRKALGNQLFDAEGRLKRAALRDMVFRRPQAKQILENIMHPLILAEIRQRQSVVGQVYGVVDIPLLIERPVFFGLTERILVVDVSETTQVGRVYSRSGLETEEIKRIMASQARRRDRLLAADDVLSNEGTLAELAGKVRRLHHYYLALFSCFTGANP; from the coding sequence ATGGTATGTTGGGTAGGATTGACCGGAGGAATCGGCAGCGGTAAATCACAAGCCGCTGCCGAATTTGTCCGCTTGGGGGTGCCGGTGATTGATGCAGATGCGGTCAGCCGCAGTTTAACGGCCGATAGCGGTGCAGCTTTACCCGAAATACGGAAAGCACTCGGCAACCAACTGTTTGATGCGGAAGGCCGTCTGAAACGTGCCGCGTTGCGGGATATGGTTTTCAGACGGCCTCAGGCCAAACAGATTTTAGAAAACATCATGCACCCCCTGATTTTGGCGGAAATCCGGCAGCGGCAAAGTGTAGTCGGACAGGTTTACGGAGTGGTTGATATTCCTCTCTTAATAGAGCGGCCCGTATTTTTCGGGCTGACCGAGCGTATTTTGGTGGTGGATGTTTCGGAAACGACCCAAGTCGGGCGCGTATATAGCCGCAGCGGGCTCGAAACCGAAGAAATCAAACGCATCATGGCCTCGCAGGCCCGCCGCAGAGACCGTTTGTTGGCTGCCGATGATGTTTTATCCAACGAAGGCACGTTGGCGGAGCTGGCAGGCAAGGTGCGGCGCCTGCACCACTATTACCTGGCTCTTTTTTCCTGTTTTACGGGAGCAAACCCATGA
- a CDS encoding prepilin peptidase: protein MLAFLHGLAPFAVPLAALTGLLTGSFLNVVIYRVPVMMERGWTVFAKEHLGLELTAAEQQPFNLIKPDSRCPKCYTPVKPWQNIPVVSYLLLGGKCGSCKAPISKRYPLVELLTGILFAAVTCQYGWSMVTLGGLILTALLIALAFIDADTQYLPDQLTLPLIWLGLLFNLDGTFVPLASAVLGAVCGYMSLWMLCYIYKLLTGKIGMGGGDLKLLAALGAWLGAGVLPVLVFIAALIGIVAALVMRVAKGRPFAFGPSLAVAGWLVFIANDKISAAVRWWLGVSGF from the coding sequence ATGTTGGCATTTCTTCACGGGCTGGCACCCTTTGCGGTGCCTTTGGCTGCTTTGACCGGCTTATTGACAGGCAGTTTTTTAAACGTAGTGATTTACCGTGTGCCGGTGATGATGGAGCGCGGATGGACGGTATTTGCCAAAGAACACCTGGGTTTGGAACTGACGGCGGCAGAGCAGCAGCCCTTTAATTTGATTAAACCGGACTCCCGTTGTCCGAAATGTTATACACCGGTTAAGCCGTGGCAGAATATTCCGGTGGTCAGTTACTTACTGTTGGGCGGTAAATGCGGGAGCTGCAAAGCCCCGATCAGCAAGCGTTATCCTTTGGTAGAGTTGCTGACCGGTATATTGTTTGCTGCTGTAACGTGCCAATACGGGTGGAGCATGGTTACTTTGGGCGGTTTGATCTTGACCGCCCTGTTGATTGCGTTAGCCTTTATCGATGCCGACACACAATATCTGCCCGACCAATTAACTCTGCCGCTGATATGGCTAGGTTTGCTGTTCAACTTGGACGGCACGTTCGTACCGCTTGCTTCAGCCGTACTCGGCGCAGTCTGCGGATATATGAGCCTGTGGATGTTGTGTTATATTTACAAACTGCTAACCGGTAAAATCGGCATGGGCGGTGGTGATCTCAAGCTGCTGGCAGCGCTGGGCGCATGGTTGGGAGCAGGCGTATTGCCGGTATTGGTATTTATAGCCGCCCTGATCGGGATAGTTGCCGCGTTGGTGATGCGGGTGGCGAAAGGCCGGCCGTTTGCGTTCGGCCCCAGTTTGGCTGTAGCAGGGTGGTTGGTTTTTATTGCAAACGACAAAATCAGTGCCGCAGTGAGATGGTGGCTGGGTGTTTCCGGGTTTTAA
- a CDS encoding type II secretion system F family protein, with the protein MTKSSIGSRSAKKDKGVRFSFEGRNIDTEQMVRGEVVAKNEEEARKKLQRRGIKPLRVSKVKAVRKKRITQEDITVFTRQLATMMKAGLPLMQAFEIVARGHSNPSMTQMLMQVRADVEQGSALGKAFSKHPKYFDRFYCNLIAAGEAGGVLESLLDKLAVYKEKTQAIKKKVKSALTYPIAIVVVAVVLVFIMMVFVLPEFGKVYSSMGAELPGLTQIVMNISNLMVKYAWVIVVGAIVAGFGLYQWYKRSPMLQKRVDAALLRLPIFGDIVRKATIARWARTTATLFTAGVPLVEVLDSVSGAAGNILYEEATQDIRAKVTQGLSLTSSMQGTDMFPNMVLQMAAIGEESGSLDDMLNKAAEFYEDEVDNAVAQLSSLMEPVIMVVLGSIIGVILVAMYLPLFNLGNVVG; encoded by the coding sequence ATGACCAAAAGCAGTATAGGCAGCCGCTCGGCCAAAAAAGACAAGGGCGTGCGTTTTTCTTTTGAGGGCAGAAATATAGACACCGAGCAAATGGTGCGTGGTGAGGTGGTGGCCAAAAACGAAGAAGAGGCGCGTAAAAAGCTCCAGCGGCGCGGTATTAAACCGCTACGCGTAAGCAAGGTTAAAGCGGTGCGTAAAAAGCGGATCACTCAGGAAGACATTACCGTATTCACCCGTCAGCTTGCTACTATGATGAAAGCCGGCCTGCCGTTGATGCAGGCATTTGAAATCGTGGCGCGCGGCCATTCCAACCCTTCTATGACGCAGATGTTGATGCAGGTGCGTGCAGATGTGGAGCAGGGTAGCGCATTGGGCAAGGCATTTTCTAAACATCCTAAATATTTCGACCGTTTTTATTGCAATCTGATTGCCGCAGGTGAGGCGGGCGGCGTGCTTGAGTCGTTGTTGGACAAGTTGGCGGTATATAAAGAAAAAACCCAAGCCATCAAAAAGAAAGTAAAAAGCGCGCTTACTTACCCGATTGCTATTGTGGTGGTAGCTGTCGTGCTGGTGTTTATCATGATGGTGTTTGTGTTGCCGGAGTTCGGCAAGGTGTATAGCAGTATGGGTGCAGAACTACCCGGATTAACCCAAATCGTGATGAATATATCGAATTTGATGGTGAAGTATGCCTGGGTGATTGTGGTTGGTGCCATTGTTGCCGGCTTCGGTCTGTATCAATGGTATAAAAGATCACCAATGTTGCAAAAACGGGTTGATGCGGCTTTACTCAGGCTGCCGATCTTCGGCGATATTGTGCGCAAAGCCACGATTGCACGCTGGGCGCGCACCACAGCCACATTGTTTACTGCCGGCGTGCCTTTAGTAGAGGTGCTGGACTCGGTGTCCGGGGCAGCCGGCAATATTCTTTATGAAGAGGCCACTCAAGATATTCGTGCCAAAGTTACCCAAGGCTTGTCGCTGACCTCCAGTATGCAGGGCACCGATATGTTTCCCAATATGGTGTTACAGATGGCCGCTATTGGAGAAGAATCCGGTTCGTTAGACGATATGTTGAACAAAGCCGCCGAATTCTATGAAGATGAAGTGGACAATGCCGTTGCACAGCTCTCATCATTGATGGAGCCGGTTATCATGGTGGTGCTTGGGTCGATTATCGGCGTTATTCTCGTGGCTATGTATCTGCCCCTGTTTAACTTGGGTAACGTGGTGGGCTGA